In Pirellulales bacterium, one DNA window encodes the following:
- a CDS encoding carbohydrate binding domain-containing protein produces the protein MLGFALIVSAVAMAGLYELRLKRRLASDYQEINQARWIAMSGLELVLQRIEANANWRSQLAANSWNTPVPLAGGTYAVTATDPLDGNLLDDDLEPVVMTVTGVFGAATQRVSRQLESRRLPYDAIQAGIASQQEMRLNLSTVTGGSWVLSNSKVILEGTTQLRANAVAPLLQGIGYQLLKRTNGRWPRYFPQADDQEPDYALAYYLANGTEINYADLPIGEVEMLANPTFETDISGWTTYGTATLAHSTTQAASGAASILVSGRANSSSGLAQSVVTQVESNGSYDLSTAIRVAQNSQVQLALYIETTTGNQTLASSSQTCVAGIWRTLTHSVTPTWTGTLLKAEWRIITNNTSDYHVDNASLVDLNIDAQSAFINKKILSAGSNPFSGTTNPQGIYVIDCQGQKLIIKNSRIAATLVLLNPNPVTLCNSIHWQPGVENYPALLVVGYVNINTSAAPLSEGSLAINFNPLGAPYQGTWDSLMDYSYTSEIQGLVYATGNIIFKGQSTIRGAVVSNQQIDFFSSTVNLIHASKLLTNPPPGFYHPSPNRFYTPGSLKLP, from the coding sequence GTGTTGGGATTTGCGCTTATCGTGTCGGCGGTGGCGATGGCCGGTCTGTATGAGTTGCGGCTCAAACGACGATTGGCGAGTGATTACCAAGAAATCAACCAAGCTCGCTGGATCGCGATGTCGGGGTTGGAGCTGGTCCTGCAACGTATCGAGGCGAACGCCAACTGGCGCAGCCAACTCGCGGCAAATTCCTGGAATACGCCGGTTCCCTTGGCCGGGGGGACGTATGCCGTCACGGCAACCGATCCGCTGGATGGCAATTTACTGGATGATGACCTGGAACCGGTCGTAATGACCGTGACGGGGGTGTTTGGCGCCGCCACCCAACGCGTGTCGCGGCAATTAGAATCGCGGCGTTTGCCCTATGACGCGATTCAGGCGGGAATTGCCTCTCAGCAGGAAATGCGTCTCAATCTGTCCACAGTGACGGGGGGAAGTTGGGTCCTTTCGAATTCTAAGGTGATCCTAGAAGGAACCACCCAACTGCGCGCCAACGCCGTAGCTCCCTTGTTGCAAGGAATAGGTTATCAGTTATTGAAGCGGACGAATGGCCGCTGGCCTCGCTATTTTCCCCAGGCGGACGACCAAGAGCCGGATTATGCCCTGGCGTACTATCTGGCCAATGGGACGGAGATCAATTATGCGGATTTGCCGATCGGCGAAGTGGAAATGCTAGCCAATCCCACCTTTGAGACCGATATCTCTGGCTGGACAACCTATGGCACCGCCACCCTCGCTCATTCGACCACGCAGGCGGCCAGTGGCGCCGCGTCCATTTTGGTCAGTGGGCGGGCTAATAGCTCGAGTGGCTTGGCCCAATCGGTTGTCACTCAAGTCGAGTCAAATGGCAGTTATGACCTGTCCACGGCGATTCGCGTCGCGCAGAATAGCCAAGTCCAATTAGCCCTGTACATCGAAACCACGACGGGAAATCAGACGCTTGCCTCTTCCAGCCAGACCTGCGTGGCCGGTATCTGGCGCACGTTGACACATTCTGTTACCCCCACTTGGACCGGGACGCTGTTAAAAGCCGAATGGCGAATCATCACCAACAACACGTCAGATTATCATGTTGACAATGCCAGTCTGGTGGACCTGAATATAGACGCCCAAAGCGCTTTTATTAATAAAAAAATCCTCTCCGCCGGGAGCAACCCGTTTAGCGGAACGACCAATCCGCAGGGGATTTATGTGATCGATTGCCAGGGACAAAAGTTGATTATTAAAAATTCGCGGATCGCCGCTACCCTGGTGCTGCTCAATCCCAATCCAGTCACCCTGTGCAATTCTATCCATTGGCAGCCGGGGGTCGAGAATTATCCCGCGCTCTTAGTGGTGGGCTATGTCAATATTAACACCTCGGCCGCCCCCCTGAGCGAGGGTTCACTGGCGATAAATTTTAATCCCCTGGGGGCCCCTTATCAGGGAACCTGGGATTCGCTCATGGATTATTCCTACACGAGCGAAATCCAAGGTCTGGTCTATGCCACGGGTAATATTATATTTAAGGGTCAATCAACCATCCGCGGCGCCGTCGTCAGTAATCAGCAAATCGATTTTTTTAGCTCGACCGTGAATCTGATCCATGCCAGCAAATTGTTGACCAATCCTCCGCCTGGCTTTTATCACCCCTCGCCCAACCGCTTTTATACCCCCGGCTCGCTCAAGCTGCCGTAA